Proteins encoded within one genomic window of Cucumis sativus cultivar 9930 chromosome 3, Cucumber_9930_V3, whole genome shotgun sequence:
- the LOC101210405 gene encoding UDP-glycosyltransferase 91A1, with product MAENKGLHVVVFPWSAFGHLIPHFQLSIALAKAGVHVSFISTPKNLQRLPPIPPSLSSFITLVPIPLPKLPGDPLPEGAEATVDIPFDKIPFLKVALDLTEPPFRKFIADHAHPPDWFIVDFNVSWIGDISREFRIPIVFFRVLSPGFLAFYAHLLGNRLPMTEIGSLISPPPIEGSTVAYRRHEAVGIHAGFFEKNDSGLSDYERVTKINTACRVIAVRTCYEFDVDYLKLYSNYCGKKVIPLGFLPPEKPPKTEFEANSPWKSTFEWLDQQNPKSVVFVGFGSECKLTKDQIHEIARGVELSELPFMWALRQPDWAEDSDVLPAGFRDRTAERGIVSMGWAPQMQILGHPAIGGSFFHGGWGSAIEALEFGNCLILLPFIVDQPLNARLLVEKGVAIEVERNEDDGCSSGEAIAKALREAMVSEEGEKIRKRAKEVAAIFGDTKLHQRYIEEFVEFLKHREDPIPNQ from the coding sequence ATGGCGGAAAATAAAGGTCTTCACGTCGTTGTATTTCCATGGTCAGCCTTTGGCCATTTAATTCCCCATTTTCAACTCTCCATAGCTTTAGCCAAAGCCGGTGTCCATGTCTCCTTCATCTCCACCCCCAAAAATTTGCAAAGACTTCCCCCAATTCCACCTTCCCTCTCCTCCTTCATAACTCTGGTCCCGATTCCACTCCCAAAACTGCCCGGCGACCCTCTGCCGGAAGGTGCAGAGGCCACCGTTGACATTCCGTTCGACAAAATCCCCTTCCTTAAAGTAGCTCTAGATCTCACCGAGCCACCGTTTCGAAAGTTCATCGCCGATCATGCACATCCACCGGATTGGTTTATCGTCGATTTCAACGTTAGTTGGATCGGTGACATTTCTCGAGAATTTCGAATTCCGATCGTTTTCTTTCGCGTTCTCTCCCCCGGATTTCTCGCTTTTTACGCCCATCTTCTTGGGAATAGGTTGCCTATGACGGAGATCGGAAGCCTGATCTCGCCACCGCCGATCGAAGGCTCTACAGTGGCGTACCGGCGTCATGAAGCAGTCGGAATTCACGCTGGGTTTTTTGAGAAGAACGATTCCGGGTTGAGTGATTACGAGAGGGTTACGAAGATTAATACCGCCTGTCGAGTAATTGCAGTTCGTACTTGTTATGAATTTGATGTTGATTATTTGAAGTTGTACTCGAATTATTGTGGAAAGAAAGTGATTCCTCTAGGATTTCTTCCTCCAGAAAAGCCTCCAAAAACAGAGTTCGAGGCCAATTCGCCATGGAAATCGACCTTCGAGTGGCTCGAtcaacaaaacccaaaatcgGTGGTGTTCGTCGGATTCGGAAGCGAATGCAAGCTGACAAAGGATCAAATTCACGAGATAGCACGTGGAGTGGAGCTCTCGGAGTTGCCATTTATGTGGGCTCTGAGACAGCCGGACTGGGCGGAGGATTCCGACGTGCTTCCAGCGGGGTTCCGCGATCGAACGGCGGAGAGAGGGATAGTGAGTATGGGGTGGGCGCCGCAGATGCAGATTTTGGGGCATCCGGCGATCGGAGGGAGTTTTTTTCACGGAGGATGGGGATCGGCCATTGAAGCTCTGGAATTTGGAAATTGTCTTATTCTGTTGCCGTTCATCGTTGATCAGCCGCTGAATGCGAGGCTTTTAGTGGAGAAGGGAGTTGCAattgaagttgaaagaaaCGAAGATGATGGGTGTTCCAGTGGAGAAGCCATAGCCAAAGCTTTGAGAGAAGCCATGGTTTCAGAAGAAGGGGAGAAGATTAGGAAGCGAGCGAAAGAAGTTGCCGCCATTTTTGGGGACACTAAGCTTCATCAACGATATATTGAAGAATTTGTAGAATTCCTCAAACATAGGGAGGATCCGATTCCAAATCAGTAG
- the LOC101220483 gene encoding mechanosensitive ion channel protein 1, mitochondrial isoform X1 encodes MACRRFAACSFQSFKPYTKISEYFDRVLRPNVVLNKRYYKDESHSFKRATVRGLHIPSYGTHRIDTFLPASSMKYWNTIPLTCFGNLSNYRNYSSASGRKADISGDTGVPAASSGVEPDISNPPDVGRDLLEKVKDVWQSAVDAASFTGQKAKEVSDELSPHVDKLLDSHPYLKNVIVPVSMTLGATLLAWLVMPRLLKRFHKYSMRSPVAIISGSLPSEEIPYEKSFWGALEDPLRYLVTFFAFSQIGVIVAPTAVAPEFVSQACRGAVILSLVWFIYRWKTNVLSRALATKTFAGLDRDRLLTLDKVSSVALFAIGLMALAEASGVAVQSMLTVGGIGGVATAFAARDILGNILSGLTMQFSQPFSLGDTIKAGAIEGQVVEMGLMTTSLLSAEKFPVVVPNSLFSSQVIINKSRAQWRAIVKRVPLQVDDISTVSQITDDIKNMLTSHPKVFLGKEAPYCFLSQIESTYAELTLGCNLRKMGKDESFSTEQDILLQSVQIIKAKGATLGSTMSDWTNK; translated from the exons ATGGCATGCAGAAGGTTTGCTGCGTGCTCATTTCAATCTTTCAAGCCTTACACAAAGATTTCCGAATACTTTGACCGAGTTCTTAGACCGAATGTTGTTCTAAATAAAAGATACTATAAAGATGAATCTCACAGTTTCAAAAGAGCCACTGTACGTGGTTTACATATCCCAAGTTATGGTACACATCGCATTGATACATTTCTGCCTGCATCGTCAATGAAATACTGGAACACTATCCCTCTTACTTGTTTTGGGAACTTGTCAAATTATCGGAATTATTCGTCAGCTTCTGGTAGAAAAGCTGATATAAGTGGAGATACTGGTGTGCCAGCAGCTTCTTCGGGTGTTGAACCGGATATCAGTAACCCCCCTGATGTTGGAAGGGACTTGCTTGAAAAGGTTAAGGATGTCTGGCAAAGTGCTGTTGATGCAGCATCTTTTACGGGGCAGAAGGCTAAAGAAGTTTCGGATGAATTATCTCCGCATGTAGATAAACTACTCGATTCACATCCGTATCTAAAAAATGTGATTGTTCCTGTGAGTATGACCTTGGGTGCTACTCTTTTGGCTTGGCTGGTAATGCCTAGGCTTTTGAAGAGATTTCATAAGTATTCAATGCGAAGTCCTGTTGCCATAATATCTGGATCCTTACCTAGTGAGGAAATTCCATATGAGAAAAGTTTTTGGGGTGCACTCGAGGATCCTTTGCGATATCTTGTTACCTTTTTTGCATTTTCTCAAAT TGGCGTGATAGTTGCACCAACTGCAGTAGCACCGGAGTTTGTTTCACAGGCATGCAGGGGGGCTGTAATCCTTTCCCTTGTCTGGTTTATTTATCGCTGGAAAACAAATGTGTTATCTCGAGCCTTGGCCACCAAGACTTTTGCAGGGCTTGATCGGGACAGGTTACTTACCCTTGACAAAGTTTCATCTGTTGCCCTATTTGCTATTGGATTGATGGCTTTGGCCGAGGCATCTGGTGTGGCTGTTCAATCTATGTTGACGGTTGGTGGTATTGGAG GAGTGGCCACTGCTTTTGCTGCGAGGGATATACTTGGGAACATTTTGAGTGGCTTAACGATGCAGTTTTCACAACCCTTCTCACTTGGAGATACAATTAAG GCTGGTGCTATTGAAGGTCAAGTTGTGGAAATGGGACTCATGACAACATCGCTATTAAGTGCTGAAAAATTTCCAGTCGTTGTTCCAAATTCTCTGTTTTCTAGCCAG GTAATTATAAATAAGTCAAGGGCCCAGTGGCGTGCAATCGTGAAGAGGGTTCCTTTGCAAGTTGATGATATTAGTACAGTTTCTCAGATAACAGATGATATTAAGAATATGCTTACGTCTCACCCCAAGGTGTTCTTGGGCAAGGAGGCTCCTTAttgttttctctctcaaattgaaagtacATATGCAGAATTGACATTAGGTTGTAACCTTAGAAAAATG GGTAAAGATGAATCGTTCTCTACAGAGCAAGATATTCTCCTTCAGTCAGTACAAATCATTAAGGCGAAAGGTGCAACCTTAGGAAGCACCATGTCAGATTGGACGAACAAGTAA
- the LOC101220483 gene encoding mechanosensitive ion channel protein 1, mitochondrial isoform X2 has protein sequence MACRRFAACSFQSFKPYTKISEYFDRVLRPNVVLNKRYYKDESHSFKRATVRGLHIPSYGTHRIDTFLPASSMKYWNTIPLTCFGNLSNYRNYSSASGRKADISGDTGVPAASSGVEPDISNPPDVGRDLLEKVKDVWQSAVDAASFTGQKAKEVSDELSPHVDKLLDSHPYLKNVIVPVSMTLGATLLAWLVMPRLLKRFHKYSMRSPVAIISGSLPSEEIPYEKSFWGALEDPLRYLVTFFAFSQIGVIVAPTAVAPEFVSQACRGAVILSLVWFIYRWKTNVLSRALATKTFAGLDRDRLLTLDKVSSVALFAIGLMALAEASGVAVQSMLTVGGIGGVATAFAARDILGNILSGLTMQFSQPFSLGDTIKAGAIEGQVVEMGLMTTSLLSAEKFPVVVPNSLFSSQGFAHLAPYASTHFSCVGYCDGVLGLRQWFNSWIYFFTFWLFYSFR, from the exons ATGGCATGCAGAAGGTTTGCTGCGTGCTCATTTCAATCTTTCAAGCCTTACACAAAGATTTCCGAATACTTTGACCGAGTTCTTAGACCGAATGTTGTTCTAAATAAAAGATACTATAAAGATGAATCTCACAGTTTCAAAAGAGCCACTGTACGTGGTTTACATATCCCAAGTTATGGTACACATCGCATTGATACATTTCTGCCTGCATCGTCAATGAAATACTGGAACACTATCCCTCTTACTTGTTTTGGGAACTTGTCAAATTATCGGAATTATTCGTCAGCTTCTGGTAGAAAAGCTGATATAAGTGGAGATACTGGTGTGCCAGCAGCTTCTTCGGGTGTTGAACCGGATATCAGTAACCCCCCTGATGTTGGAAGGGACTTGCTTGAAAAGGTTAAGGATGTCTGGCAAAGTGCTGTTGATGCAGCATCTTTTACGGGGCAGAAGGCTAAAGAAGTTTCGGATGAATTATCTCCGCATGTAGATAAACTACTCGATTCACATCCGTATCTAAAAAATGTGATTGTTCCTGTGAGTATGACCTTGGGTGCTACTCTTTTGGCTTGGCTGGTAATGCCTAGGCTTTTGAAGAGATTTCATAAGTATTCAATGCGAAGTCCTGTTGCCATAATATCTGGATCCTTACCTAGTGAGGAAATTCCATATGAGAAAAGTTTTTGGGGTGCACTCGAGGATCCTTTGCGATATCTTGTTACCTTTTTTGCATTTTCTCAAAT TGGCGTGATAGTTGCACCAACTGCAGTAGCACCGGAGTTTGTTTCACAGGCATGCAGGGGGGCTGTAATCCTTTCCCTTGTCTGGTTTATTTATCGCTGGAAAACAAATGTGTTATCTCGAGCCTTGGCCACCAAGACTTTTGCAGGGCTTGATCGGGACAGGTTACTTACCCTTGACAAAGTTTCATCTGTTGCCCTATTTGCTATTGGATTGATGGCTTTGGCCGAGGCATCTGGTGTGGCTGTTCAATCTATGTTGACGGTTGGTGGTATTGGAG GAGTGGCCACTGCTTTTGCTGCGAGGGATATACTTGGGAACATTTTGAGTGGCTTAACGATGCAGTTTTCACAACCCTTCTCACTTGGAGATACAATTAAG GCTGGTGCTATTGAAGGTCAAGTTGTGGAAATGGGACTCATGACAACATCGCTATTAAGTGCTGAAAAATTTCCAGTCGTTGTTCCAAATTCTCTGTTTTCTAGCCAG GGATTTGCTCATTTGGCTCCATATGCTTCAACCCATTTCAGTTGTGTTGGATACTGTGACGGAGTTCTTGGATTAAGACAGTGGTTTAATTCTTGGATTTacttttttacattttggttATTCTACAGTTTCCGTTAA
- the LOC101210888 gene encoding DNA replication complex GINS protein SLD5 isoform X1 — translation MASNLGGASISQTDDFETFTPTTDVEPLKRAWRNEKAAPEILPYEASLVGRIKEQIQAMEDTIEEYSRSGIDPLIVSLYQMDLDRVQFLLRSYIRSRLQKIEKYMLYILKSDELFGRLSREEITFTDRCRHDMKKHFDESVLSKLPNNYQDILKQSITSEEDDMVPEPPLDTFVVCKSKEYLEHIQLEDEEERASSRIEEPFEMEANVLHIIRYRPIKSLVESGRIDLL, via the exons ATGGCATCAAATTTGGGAGGAGCATCGATATCACAAACAGATGATTTCGAGACGTTCACACCAACGACTGATGTTGAGCCTCTAAAGAGGGCTTGGCGTAATGAAAAGGCTGCTCCTGAGATTCTACCCTATGAGGCATCTTTGGTTGGGAGAATCAAAGAGCAGATCCAAGCAATG GAAGATACTATAGAGGAATATTCAAGAAGTGGCATCGATCCCCTCATTGTATCACTCTATCAAATGGATTTAGATAGGGTACAGTTCTTGTTGAGATCATATATTAGGAGTCGCTTGCAGAAG ATTGAGAAGTACATGCTCTATATCTTGAAGTCAGATGAACTTTTCGGACGTCTTTCTAGAGAAGAGATAACATTTACTGATAG GTGTCGCCATGATatgaaaaaacattttgatgAGAGTGTTCTATCAAAATTGCCAAATAATTATCAGGACATTTTGAAGCAATCTATAACAAGTGAAGAGGATGACATGG TTCCAGAACCTCCATTGGACACGTTTGTGGTCTGCAAAAGTAAGGAATATCTTGAACACATACAGCTTGAGGATGAGGAAGAGAGAGCATCTAGTAGAAT AGAGGAGCCTTTTGAGATGGAGGCCAATGTGTTGCACATTATTCGCTACAGGCCCATAAAATCACTTGTAGAGAGCGGGAGAATTGATTTGCTGTAA
- the LOC101210888 gene encoding DNA replication complex GINS protein SLD5 isoform X2: protein MKRLLLRFYPMRHLWLGESKSRSKQCCIHSQEDTIEEYSRSGIDPLIVSLYQMDLDRVQFLLRSYIRSRLQKIEKYMLYILKSDELFGRLSREEITFTDRCRHDMKKHFDESVLSKLPNNYQDILKQSITSEEDDMVPEPPLDTFVVCKSKEYLEHIQLEDEEERASSRIEEPFEMEANVLHIIRYRPIKSLVESGRIDLL from the exons ATGAAAAGGCTGCTCCTGAGATTCTACCCTATGAGGCATCTTTGGTTGGGAGAATCAAAGAGCAGATCCAAGCAATG TTGCATCCATTCACAGGAAGATACTATAGAGGAATATTCAAGAAGTGGCATCGATCCCCTCATTGTATCACTCTATCAAATGGATTTAGATAGGGTACAGTTCTTGTTGAGATCATATATTAGGAGTCGCTTGCAGAAG ATTGAGAAGTACATGCTCTATATCTTGAAGTCAGATGAACTTTTCGGACGTCTTTCTAGAGAAGAGATAACATTTACTGATAG GTGTCGCCATGATatgaaaaaacattttgatgAGAGTGTTCTATCAAAATTGCCAAATAATTATCAGGACATTTTGAAGCAATCTATAACAAGTGAAGAGGATGACATGG TTCCAGAACCTCCATTGGACACGTTTGTGGTCTGCAAAAGTAAGGAATATCTTGAACACATACAGCTTGAGGATGAGGAAGAGAGAGCATCTAGTAGAAT AGAGGAGCCTTTTGAGATGGAGGCCAATGTGTTGCACATTATTCGCTACAGGCCCATAAAATCACTTGTAGAGAGCGGGAGAATTGATTTGCTGTAA
- the LOC101220722 gene encoding calmodulin-binding receptor-like cytoplasmic kinase 2, producing MTSPSPWHGGERRNSTSSGERRNSSSVSERRNSSSRGSRTPVYFPYSPSPDVSVGMESRSRLNPVKAAARSVAGAFTSCFTPPEKETPPSLGFGSEFRNSSDASSHNGRRNQGSRREPRSSSNLSHDREPGSLRINIEEIRKATKNFSVSSKIGQGGFGSVYKGKLDGVLVAIKRAKKSVYDNNLGLEFKSEIQTLAQVEHLNLVKFYGYLEHQDERIVIVEYVPNGTLREHLECIHGTVLDLATRLAIATDVAHAITYLHMYTDRPIIHRDIKSSNILLTENYRAKVADFGFARLAADGDATHVSTQVKGTAGYLDPEYLKTYQLTEKSDIYSFGVLLVELVTGRRPIEPKRELEQRITPKWAMKKFSEGEASAILDPNLEQTEANHLAVEKILELALQCLAPRRHSRPSMRRCAEILWRIRKDHRDLSAPDFRSFSTNSQRSASVREKLN from the exons ATGACGAGCCCAAGTCCATGGCACGGCGGTGAACGGCGGAATTCAACCTCCAGTGGTGAGCGGCGGAATTCTAGCTCCGTCAGTGAACGGCGGAACTCTAGCTCCCGTGGTAGTCGAACACCGGTTTACTTTCCCTACTCACCCAGTCCTGATGTGTCCGTCGGTATGGAGTCCCGCTCCCGACTTAATCCTGTGAAAGCCGCTGCTCGGTCTGTTGCTGGAGCTTTCACTTCTTGCTTTACACCGCCGGAGAAGGAAACGCCGCCGAGTTTGGGTTTTGGTAGTGAATTTCGTAATTCTTCAG ATGCTTCCAGTCATAATGGCAGAAGAAATCAAGGATCTAGGCGAGAACCCCGCTCCAGTTCAAATCTATCCCACGATAGAGAGCCTGGATCTTTAAGGATCAACATAGAAGAAATCCGCAAGGCCACGAAGAACTTCTCCGTATCATCAAAAATTGGTCAAGGGGGTTTCGGGTCTGTCTACAAGGGGAAACTTGATGGAGTTCTCGTGGCAATTAAACGTGCCAAGAAG AGTGTATATGATAATAACTTGGGCCTGGAGTTTAAAAGCGAGATCCAAACACTTGCACAAGTAGAACATTTAAATCTGGTTAAGTTCTATGGATATCTTGAACATCAAGACGAAAGAATCGTCATTGTGGAGTATGTGCCGAATGGGACTCTCAGAGAGCACTTAGAGT GCATCCATGGCACTGTTCTTGACCTTGCTACAAGGCTCGCCATTGCAACTGATGTGGCTCATGCAATAACATATCTTCATATGTATACAG ACCGTCCCATCATTCACAGAGACATAAAGTCTTCTAACATTCTATTGACCGAGAATTATAGAGCCAAGGTTGCGGACTTTGGCTTTGCAAGACTTGCAGCTGACGGTGATGCGACCCATGTATCCACTCAAGTCAAAGGAACTGCAGGGTACTTGGACCCAGAATATCTCAAAACTTATCAACTGACCGAAAAAAGTGACATCTATTCATTTGGTGTTTTGTTGGTTGAATTAGTCACAGGCAGACGCCCTATAGAACCCAAGCGAGAACTTGAGCAGCGGATCACTCCAAAATGG GCCATGAAGAAGTTTTCTGAAGGAGAGGCTAGTGCAATATTGGACCCAAATCTAGAGCAAACAGAAGCAAATCATTTAGCAGTGGAAAAGATTCTGGAATTGGCCTTACAATGCTTGGCGCCTCGGAGGCATAGTCGACCTAGCATGAGAAGGTGCGCCGAGATACTCTGGAGAATACGCAAGGACCACAGAGATCTCTCAGCTCCTGATTTCCGTTCATTCTCTACAAATTCACAAAGGAGTGCCTCGgtaagagaaaaattaaactgA
- the LOC101220957 gene encoding probable E3 ubiquitin-protein ligase RHB1A isoform X1, whose amino-acid sequence MGGCCCSTRNSHMNGTPTYYYCPIAMEERMTSEINSGSSSMLLNAGHDHLNLDFSIPSTYRSPPIPLPYDVVLTYPHQKDPNSAKERICECSLKTTSAVKSVGELDRKSQESGPPGKLEHSKSKGNSMTTPVTEEDQDDCPICLEEYDSVHPEIITKCKHHFHLACLLEWTERSDVCPICDKEMIFELH is encoded by the exons ATGGGAGGTTGCTGCTGTTCTACTCGAAATTCTCACATGAATGGAACTCCAACATACTACTAT TGCCCCATCGCTATGGAGGAGCGCATGACATCCGAAATTAATAGTGGCTCATCCTCCATGCTTTTGAATGCAGGACATGATCATTTGAACCTTGATTTTTCAATACCCAGCACTTACCGATCCCCTCCCATACCTCTCCCATACGATGTGGTTTTGACATATCCACACCAGAAAGATCCTAACTCTGCTAAAGAAAGAATATGTGAATGTAGTTTGAAAACTACATCGGCAGTGAAAAGTGTTGGGGAACTTGATCGTAAGTCCCAAGAAAGTGGCCCTCCAGGCAAATTGGAACATTCCAAGTCGAAGGGCAATAGTATGACAACTCCGGTGACCGAAGAAGATCAGGATGACTGTCCCATTTGTCTTGAAG AGTATGATTCTGTACATCCAGAAATTATCACAAAATGCAAGCACCACTTTCACCTTGCTTGCCTTCTCGAGTGGACCGAAAGAAGCGATGTTTGTCCCATTTGCGACAAG GAGATGATATTTGAGCTACATTGA
- the LOC101220957 gene encoding probable E3 ubiquitin-protein ligase RHB1A isoform X2, with translation MELQHSTISFLQCPIAMEERMTSEINSGSSSMLLNAGHDHLNLDFSIPSTYRSPPIPLPYDVVLTYPHQKDPNSAKERICECSLKTTSAVKSVGELDRKSQESGPPGKLEHSKSKGNSMTTPVTEEDQDDCPICLEEYDSVHPEIITKCKHHFHLACLLEWTERSDVCPICDKEMIFELH, from the exons ATGGAACTTCAACATAGTACTAT TTCCTTTCTGCAGTGCCCCATCGCTATGGAGGAGCGCATGACATCCGAAATTAATAGTGGCTCATCCTCCATGCTTTTGAATGCAGGACATGATCATTTGAACCTTGATTTTTCAATACCCAGCACTTACCGATCCCCTCCCATACCTCTCCCATACGATGTGGTTTTGACATATCCACACCAGAAAGATCCTAACTCTGCTAAAGAAAGAATATGTGAATGTAGTTTGAAAACTACATCGGCAGTGAAAAGTGTTGGGGAACTTGATCGTAAGTCCCAAGAAAGTGGCCCTCCAGGCAAATTGGAACATTCCAAGTCGAAGGGCAATAGTATGACAACTCCGGTGACCGAAGAAGATCAGGATGACTGTCCCATTTGTCTTGAAG AGTATGATTCTGTACATCCAGAAATTATCACAAAATGCAAGCACCACTTTCACCTTGCTTGCCTTCTCGAGTGGACCGAAAGAAGCGATGTTTGTCCCATTTGCGACAAG GAGATGATATTTGAGCTACATTGA
- the LOC101220957 gene encoding probable E3 ubiquitin-protein ligase RHB1A isoform X3, whose protein sequence is MEERMTSEINSGSSSMLLNAGHDHLNLDFSIPSTYRSPPIPLPYDVVLTYPHQKDPNSAKERICECSLKTTSAVKSVGELDRKSQESGPPGKLEHSKSKGNSMTTPVTEEDQDDCPICLEEYDSVHPEIITKCKHHFHLACLLEWTERSDVCPICDKEMIFELH, encoded by the exons ATGGAGGAGCGCATGACATCCGAAATTAATAGTGGCTCATCCTCCATGCTTTTGAATGCAGGACATGATCATTTGAACCTTGATTTTTCAATACCCAGCACTTACCGATCCCCTCCCATACCTCTCCCATACGATGTGGTTTTGACATATCCACACCAGAAAGATCCTAACTCTGCTAAAGAAAGAATATGTGAATGTAGTTTGAAAACTACATCGGCAGTGAAAAGTGTTGGGGAACTTGATCGTAAGTCCCAAGAAAGTGGCCCTCCAGGCAAATTGGAACATTCCAAGTCGAAGGGCAATAGTATGACAACTCCGGTGACCGAAGAAGATCAGGATGACTGTCCCATTTGTCTTGAAG AGTATGATTCTGTACATCCAGAAATTATCACAAAATGCAAGCACCACTTTCACCTTGCTTGCCTTCTCGAGTGGACCGAAAGAAGCGATGTTTGTCCCATTTGCGACAAG GAGATGATATTTGAGCTACATTGA
- the LOC101211138 gene encoding AT-rich interactive domain-containing protein 1 yields the protein MTLCVKRCFDPETFELEMASSEKTFGLFKLFLAVRNKGGYDVVSRKNLWDLVAEEFGLGSIISSTLKVLYVKYLNVLERLLERAVEDRDSTNSCSSTGSGSNGSSPDIQNLKKNHDLHESKFSDCDDTNVILKIDRDKNIAGCEGTLCQLNKSEWDIHDTNNLYTAEDSSLELASNVAEKSRGLNLQKDENAFLDGVGSNVELSYDGRTYDGHDPDDKEGVIIDAISIEELNFSHEKKCESMLGMVNWIKEIAKNPCNPVIGLLPESSKWKSSGNEEIWKQVLLIREATLLNRHISSYAGRSALQGIHPCMFDDHQDSSYNLRKRARSSKIFPCGMSRGQSPLRTTEDQLDQKVLVTTYPLMPDYMGEFASKQIPIGPKFQVEVPEWSGITSESDSKWLGSLVWPLNKKKKSFRHKHNPIGKGRDDSCNCQVLGSIECIQYHILKKRYKVKRELGSAFYHWKFDKMGEEVRLHWTEKEEHKFKSATRSSSTSFKQSFRTRMYKYFPYKTKEDIVCYYFNVFLLHHRAFQNRFTPDNICSDDELEYLCRKRKPCW from the exons ATGACTTTGTGTGTTAAAAGGTGTTTTGATCCCGAGACTTTTGAACTAGAAATGGCTTCAAGCGAGAAAACATTCGGTTTGTTTAAGCTATTTTTGGCTGTAAGAAATAAGGGTGGTTACGATGTTGTATCGAGGAAGAATTTGTGGGATTTGGTAGCAGAAGAATTTGGTTTAGGTTCAATTATCTCCTCAACTCTGAAAGTGTTGTACGTTAAGTACTTGAATGTTTTAGAGAGATTGCTTGAAAGGGCTGTTGAGGATCGAGACTCCACAAATAGTTGCAGCAGTACAGGATCCGGATCCAATGGCTCGTCTCCggatattcaaaatttgaagaagaatcATGATTTGCACGAATCAAAATTTTCGGACTGTGATGATACAAATGTAATTCTGAAGATTGATAGGGACAAGAATATTGCTGGTTGTGAGGGAACTCTTTGCCAATTAAATAAGTCCGAGTGGGACATTCATGACACAAACAACTTGTATACAGCTGAAGACTCTAGCCTGGAATTAGCATCCAATGTGGCCGAGAAATCCCGTGGTCTAAACCTTCAAAAGGatgaaaatgcatttttaGATGGGGTAGGAAGCAATGTCGAGCTCTCTTACGACGGCAGAACGTACGATGGTCATGATCCTGATGACAAAGAAGGAGTGATCATAGATGCCATCTCAATTGAGGAACTTAATTTTAGCCATGAGAAAAAGTGTGAATCCATGTTAGGAATGGTAAATTGGATCAAAGAAATTGCAAAGAATCCATGTAACCCTGTTATTGGTTTATTACCTGAAAGTTCAAAGTGGAAGTCAAGTGGAAATGAAGAGATCTGGAAGCAAGTTCTGCTGATTCGAGAGGCAACGTTGCTGAACAGACATATCAGTTCATATGCTGGACGGTCTGCTCTGCAG GGCATACATCCATGCATGTTCGATGATCATCAAGACTCCAGTTACAATCTAAGAAAGAGAGCAAGATCTAGTAAAATATTTCCTTGTGGGATGAGTCGTGGTCAAAGTCCTCTACGGACGACAGAAGACCAACTTGACCAAAAAGTTCTTGTAACAACTTATCCCTTGATGCCAGATTACATGGGAGAATTTGCCTCAAAACAAATACCTATAGGaccaaaatttcaagttgAAGTACCAGAATGGAGCGGTATAACATCTGAAAGCGACTCTAAGTGGTTGGGGAGCCTGGTTTGgccattaaataaaaagaaaaaatcatttcgGCATAAACACAATCCCATTGGGAAGGGAAGGGATGATTCATGTAATTGCCAAGTCCTTGGTTCCATCGAATGCATTCAGtatcatattttaaagaaaagatacaAAGTTAAGAGGGAACTAGGCTCCGCATTCTATCACTggaaatttgataaaatgggGGAGGAAGTGCGACTTCATTGGACAGAGAAAGAGGAGCACAAGTTTAAGAGTGCTACGAGGTCGAGTTCTACATCTTTTAAGCAGTCTTTCAGAACTCGTATGTACAAGTATTTCCCATATAAAACCAAAGAAGATATAGTTTGTTACTACTTTAATGTCTTCTTATTGCATCATAGAGCATTTCAGAACAGATTCACTCCCGATAACATTTGCAGTGATGATGAATTGGAATATTTATGTAGGAAGAGAAAACCTTGTTGGTAA